GAACTCCCCCGGCTTCTACCATTTTGGTAAAGCAATCACAAGACCATTCATCTTTGTTTGGCTGTGAGGATGGCATCTTAGTTTGGTAAAGACAGGAGCTCGAAAAATGGTTGATTTTTGTTCTTGCGCGCGATTCCATCACGCTTTAATATTCAGTTGCTATTTTAAACTTATGAATGGGTGTTCCATCTCCATCTCAACTGAATTCTTTCTGGTTAAAGATCATTTCTACTTACTACTCTTGGATCTGAATTGATGTGTTTCTTAGTTTGAAGATGCACACCATGTAGTTGTGATTTTGTGAATGACTTCATTACTTCAAAGGTGATTACTTCATTCTTTCTGGTTAGGTGTTGTTTCGTATACTATTAAAAGCCAGTTTCATGTTTACGAAAATCGTCTTCAAAAACGATGAACTGATCCTCGATCAACTATCTAGATTTCTAAAAACAACCCTTTAACTAATTAATTACTTGACTCTGAAATGAATCAAAATTAAATTAAGCACCACACAGCAGATGGTAGATGGCTCTTACCAAATATATTACATGAAACCAACTAGAGAATATATAAAAATACAGCTCCTCGATCACTTTAACTTCTTTAACTATGCATGGCTATAAAATAAGACCACACTTGGACTAGTTGCACAGTCAGAATATGATATGTAATTATGTATCAACTAGGTTCAGTTTATTGTAATGTTTATATAAACCTATACGCTTCTACATTATACTAACTTAATTTGATTACAATGTCTTCATCTTCTTCTTCCACCCCATCTGACTCATCGTCATCGCACCAGCCAACCTTCCATTGAAGCCAATCCCAGGTGACTATGGCTTACCCTTCTTTGGTGCCATCAAAGATCGTTACAACTATTTCTACAACCAAGGAAAAGATGACTTCTTCAAAACCCGAATCCAAAAGTACAACTCCACTGTCTTCCGTACCAACATGCCTCCCGGCTCCTTCATCGCTTCCAACCCTAGAGTCATTACCGTCCTCGACGCTGTGAGCTTCCCCATTCTCTTTGACAACTCCAAAGTCGAAAAACGCAACGTTTTGGACGGTACCTACATGCCCTCCACATCCTTCACCGGCGGCTACCGCGTCTGCGCCTATCTCGATCCCTCGGAACCAAACCACGCTACTCTAAAGCGCTTCTTCTTATCTCTACTCGCCAGTCGCCACCACAAGTTCATCCCACTCTTCCAAACTCACCTCTCCGACCTCTTTCTCAATCTCGAAGCTCAAATTTCCAAAAATGGCAAAGCAGACTTCAACACCCCGAGCGATGACATGTCGTTTAAGTTCGTCTTCTCGCTGTTCTGCGGGTCGGAAAATACTTCATTGGGTTCCAAAGGGCCGAACTTGGTGGCTGCATGGCTCGCACCGCAACTGGCTCCGCAGATCACACTCGGGTCGCCAAAGTTGCTGAGCTTTGCTGAAGATTTCTTACTGCACACGTTTCCCTACCCTACCTTTCTCGTCAAATCAACCTACAAGAAGCTCTACGATGCGTTTCACGAGTCGTCGTCTTCGGTTTTGGAGGACGCCGAGAACAAATTTGGGATTCCGAGAGACGAAGCTTGCCACAATCTTGTGTTTTTGGCTTGCTTCAATGCTTTTGGTGGCATGAAGCTTTTGTTCCCTACTTTGATCAAGTGGGTTGGATCTGCAGGAGAGGACTTGCACCGCCGGCTCCGAGATGAAATCAGGGACGTGGTTAAGGAAAGCAACGGGAATGTAACTTTCTCGGCGTTGGAGAAGATGACTCTGACCAAGTCCGTGGTTTATGAAGCTATGAGGATCGAGCCTCCGGTGCCGTTCCAGTACGGGAAGGCCAAGGAGGATATAGTGATCCATAGCCATGATGCAGCATTTGAGATCAAGAAGGGGGAAATGATCTTTGGATATCAACCATTTGCCACAAAGGATCCGAAGATCTTTAAGAATCCAGAGGACTTTGTAGGGGACAGGTTTTTAGGAGAGGGTGAGAAATTGTTGAAGTATGTTTATTGGTCGAATGGTCGTGAGACGGATGATACTACGGTGGAGAACAAGCAGTGCGCCGGGAAGGACTTGGTGTTACTCTTGTCTAGGTTAATGTTGGTTGAGTTTTTCCTTCGGTATGACACTTGTGCTGTTGATGTGACTACGATTTCGTTGGGTACATCAGTGAAGTTCAAATCACTGACCAAAGCCTCTTGAATGGTCGATGAGTTCTTATAAGTGGTACCTATTTCATTCTCGATGCCATTCACTTGTAGCACTGGATAGGTTGAGAGTTGATTGAAGTATTTTCTTTTGGTTTGAAGTTGGCTGGTTTATGGAGTTTTGGATTGTATATATTTCTGCGAGTCATATACTATTTTGTTTATCATCTTGTTTCAGTCGTCGTTTGTAATAATGTGTTGAAGAAAATATTCGAATTCCATGCGTATTATGATCGATAATCGATTGTGCTCGTACAACGTGTTTTTTGTCACTGTATTTTGCATGATTTCATATAGACCAAACAAATAATAGTGTAGCAGCAAGGAGGGAAATTTGTAAAGACCCAAGTGTATTTCTAGCCTCCCAAATCTGCCACAGACTGGCAAACATTTTTCTACAGCATTATTGTCAAATTTAAAAATACTAACTAGCTTTAAATCACTGAATAATATTAGTAGCAAAATCCAGAGGGGATTAAGAATTTAAGATCCTAATAAGGGTGTGTTGCCACAAAGAGCAGAAAGCAAGAAAGAGAATCAATTGGTTATTGAACTTGTTTAATCTAGCTTTGGATTTTAGTCTTTCTTTAAGTAGGTAAAATGCCAATAGAAAAGTTTGCCACTTAATTTTGGTGGAAAATTAAGCTTCCACATGTTATCCAGGGAAGATGTGATAATAATGTTGTTCAAATAAGTTTTGAAACATAGTCTTTCACAGATTCCTGCCAATTGATTTTATTTATTTTTGGTCATGGTGATGACGACTCATGGAGCAGATGTCCTGCATAAGAATCGGGTTTCTATGTTGTATAAGAAAGAAAAAGAAAAAACGAGCTAGTTATCATCAGTATGTCCCATGGTTAGTAGGACTGTGTTGTGGATGTTCAGCGTAGATCCTCTTATAGAATTTGGAAACATACCACTCTTTAGATCGATCATACATTTTAATTTTTTTTCAGAAAAAAATCTTCATATGCTTGCTTTCATGATTACATATATACCATGTCACACACCCAATTCGTGTCTAATTTTTGTTTAGTATAAGTTAATACGAATGGATTTGCCAATAAAGCTCCCTATTCTACATGATTTACTATGTTCTTCCCTGATATGGGGTGATTCTCTTCCGTCCAATATTTCTCTTTACCTTCATGTGTGACTGTGTGAGTATGCCATTTCGTTTTATTTCTTCTTGAGAAAATTCTGATTTGGACACCCTATCTGCATGAATTTGGTGCTGGGTTTAATATTACAGAACTTCTATAGTTCTACATCTTTCCTCCTATAACAGATGGCGTATGTCATTTTGTTATGATGAGTCTCTGACTTGTGAAGATATATACGCATGCATGGAGTGGCAACAATATTTTTTGCTTCTCTTGTGAAGATATATACGCATGCATGACGGTGAATATGGTCATGCCCGTATTTGAATAGCTTTTAGTTCCTTTTATTGATCAGTTCATCATAGGGGTAGTAAGGATGAATCGAGTTGAAGAGAATGACATCTTTATCTGGAGCTAGAAATTCTTGTGTGTTTCTTTCCAGTTTTTAGATAGTAAGGTATATATATTATTAGACTTGAAGAAACAATTTAGCGTGTTTCTTTTCTTTATTAGTTGGACAATGAACCCCAAGCACTTGATCATACGTGCAATTCAATTTGGGTATGATGTCTCATGGCTAGTACCCTGTTACGTAGGCCCAAGAGGTTAAACATCTCAAACTCTTGTATTCCTCTTTAAGTTGGCAATGCCTATGTGTTATAGTGTTTCCTTCTTTGAAAAATAGAAAATGATCATGATCTAGGATCATTCGAACAATAAAATGTAGAACCAAGGACCCTCAGAGAGCAAAGACACCGTCATAATTTGTGAGCACGAGCATAGCGTTATTGTAGAACCAAGGACCCTCAGAGAGGACCTGATTCTTCACCTCCACATTCTTGAATTGAAACAATAGAGGTAATTCAGGTAAGCGATGACATGATAAAACATTGTTTCTCCACGCACCTTTAGAAAATGGAACGCGCCTAAGGAAAAAACCCTAGTAAGATAGAGAGCCCTTCTCTCGCGGCTAAACATTGTCCGCGGCCTCGCCACAATATCTCCATCCAGGAGAGGAAACGTTTAATTAGTTGGAGTGCCCGCCATTTTACTTGGCTTCTTCTCTTGTTTTTGTCAAGGTTAGTGGGCAAGTTGGAAGGAAGAGGTAGGATTGGGAGTTGCAGATCCAACAGTTGAGGTGGTAGGGGAAGGGTTCGAAATTTGATCCGGCATGAGATTTTTGTAGTTGTTCTGGCGGTCTTTGTACCCGATCCGGTTTCCTCTTGTTCGGATCGGGTCTGTTTGAGTTTCTCGTGGTTGCATCAGAGATCGATAGGCGATATGAGGTCAGATCGGGTCTCTGGTCGGGTTACGACGAGTTATCTCAGGGAGGTGCAATTGAGTTTAGGAGTTTTGACCGCGAATCTGATGGTGGAGGCCCCGTCGATCTGAGTTGTGCAGGATAGTTATATAGCATGAGGCAAGTTGGCAGAGGTGTTGATGGAGGAATGGTGGGTCTGGCAGAAGCAGGCTGGTGAAGCGGATCTGGGCCACGGACTGGGTTTGGTTTTAGGAAGGCTACAAATATGGGGGAGCTTATCTAGGCCAATGCCGGGATCTGGGCTTCGGCGCAGTGGTTAAGACTAGGCTGCTGCACTTCTTTGTGCTATTGTGTTTCCTGGCTTTTCCTTTTTGTTTTGTTTATTGTTGTATTTTGTGTTTGGTTCTTTTGATCCTTTGTGGTTGTTCTGCTTGGCTCATTACAAACACCGTTGATGAGTGATGACGGTTTTCAACTGTTATTTATTACAAGTATTCACTACTCAGGAGGCGAAGTCGATTCAAGGGATAGAAGTCACTGCCTTGTCAGAATTCTGTACCAACTTCGTTGGCTATATGTCGGTTGAGTCTTCTGGTCTTGATGATCATTTTCCTAGCTTCATGGTGTACAAGAGATTTAGCTCCAGTAGGAAGTTAGGGTCGGGCCTCTAGTTTGATGTTTCTTATAAGTGGTCCATTAGTGGCTCTGTTTGTATCATTCATACCGCTTGTAACTTCTTCTGTATGAATGCAACCTATTTGATTAAAAAAATTTAAGTTATGACATATCAGTGATAAAGTAGTCTTGAGTTCATATCCAAAACTAAATGGCAATGGGTGGAGTGGCTCAAACCCTTATAAACCACATGCCAGGTCTTATTTTCCCGATGTGGGATTTATATCTCAACACGCCCCTGCAAGTGTGAATAATAATATTCAAGCCTAACACGTGGATAACATTTGGGGTGACGTGGAGTTCATGTGGCTGTTACGCATTATCACGTGGACATGAGTAACCCGTTCTGATACCATGATAAAATAGTATGGAGTTCACATCCAAAACCAATTGACAATGAATTGAATAGTCCAAACTCTTATAAACCACAGACAATGTCCAATTTTCTCTAATGTGAGATTTATATATCAACAATCGGAAAGTTAGAATAAAAATGAATTTGTTTTATATTTTTTGGGCTATTAACTCCCATTGTACAAAGATGAAAAAGGTGATGTATAGTAACCTCTTGAGAAGAATGATTATTGGCCTCCTATTTGGATGAATAGTCTCCAATAGGTGATCAACATTTGGTCTAGCCCCACCACTAAGACTGTAAGACATTCTCCATGCCTCCATCACATTCCATTGATGCAAACCGAGAAAACACCCCCTGCAAAAATGGAATCCATCATAGTAACCAATTTCAATGGAAGCCAATGAAATAAAAGCCAACGAAACATGCCAGCAAACGAGCAAGTCGGTAAACCAAGGAGAACCACAGGTACAGAACAACAGCAACCTAACACAAAACCCTACAAATAATGACAACGATTGGCCTATTGCAGTGTCTTTGGGACATTATTTTCTCCAACGTGCCCAAGATATTTCTTATTTTGGACAACAAGGCGTAAGCATTGGCCCCCAAAATAGGATAAGAATCCCTAATGATATTTTGGCTTTTGTTGATGCTCTAGATATATTAAGCTTGAACGTGGCAAGATTTGATATTGCTGTTGAATAGAAAATTAGAATGTATTATCTGATTAGGATACGTAAGCCAATTAATAATATCATTAGAAAGGACTAGAACAACAAGAAGTCCAACTATAGAGAATAGCTTGATGAGCCACCACATAGGATAATTTCTTGAATATGAATCTTTACTTCATAAAGAGGGATGCATTTTAGGTGTACTGGTGAATAAGATTTTCTAATTGATGTATGGACAAATTTACGTGATACACGACTATCTCATTTAATATTGTCTTTTTGAGAATAACATGTTCTTCTCAAACAGGGAAAATAATTTAATCTATGTATTTTGTCTCCTCGCGGAACCGTCGAAAATTATAGAACATTCACATTTTGAATTCAAATGCTAGTTTCGCTTAACATAATTGTAGTATCTTATGGGTCGTTGAGGCCATTCGCAGATTATCCTTGGATCTAAAAAACTCAGATTAAAAAAGCAATGACCGACTTCTTACTTTTTATTGACACTTTTATTTCAAACTCAGATTATTATTGGTTACAATGTCTTGTTAGATTCAAATTTACTAATCACATTTTACTTGACCATTCTAATTACAACCATCTAGATCGGTGACACGTACTATTTTTTGAATCATGTCTTGTTGGTCATCCAAACCATCTAACAAATTATCTTTGGACCTAACAAGCTTCTGGCATTTCACAATTAGTTCAAATGAGGGTGTCCAGACAAACCGACTCAAAGTAAAGAAGCAATGACCCTAAATGGTTTATCGACATCGAGAGTCGACATCAGAACACAGCTGTGGCAATTGAACACTGGCCCGAGATTATTGGTGAGAGTCCACAAGGACACGTGGTACCTCACAATCACGGTACAGCTCACTAGATTCGCTTTCCTTTATAAGAACCAACTGAAGGTCAAATCCAAACTCCGACTCTCTCATCTTCACTCTCTCTCTGTTTCGATCGGAATCACAAACACAGAGACATAAACTTGGAGATCCGGATGCGGAAGACCTACTTGAGAATGAAGACTGGCTCCGTCGCCAACGATTTGATCAACGCCGATTTCAAAGACCTCGCTGCCGCTGCTAAGAAGCTTGCAACTCATGCCGTCCACCTCGGAAGCTTAGGCTTTGGCACCACTTTTCTTGAATGGGTTGCTTCTTTTGCTGCAATGTATGCCACTCTACTCTGCTTCACTATATTTCGACGAATCCAGTCCATGGTTTCTGTGTCTTGATTCGTTTTTTTTTGATGTATTATGTGTCTCTGTCTTAGCTGAGATGGATTTCAGTTAAAGCTTTCTTTGATTTTGTTTCACCTATTAAACTTGCTCTGTACTCTTATGATATTTTGATTTTCATTTCTGATGTTTAACGTATTCTTTCTTGATTTTACTGTAGTTATCTGTTGGTCTTGGATCGGACAAACTGGAAAACAAACATCCTCACAGGGCTGTTGATCCCATACATATTCTTTAGCCTTCCTTCACTGATTTTCTCTATCTTCAGGTGCTTTTCAACACCGAGTTTATCTGTTATTATTTTGTATAGCTACTTTATCATGATTCCTGTGTATTGTCTTTCATGTCCATTCTTTTTAAAGCTGTAGTTGTTTAATTATGCAGGGGAGAAATTGGAAGCTGGATTGCTTTCGTTGCGGTTATCTTGCGACTCTTTTTCCCTAAAAGATTCCCAGGTAAAGTGTTTATACTGTGGAGTTATGATCTTCTATGGTTTGATCTACTGCAGAATAAACCAGTTTGTGTTAAAATGGCTAGTTGATTTACGTTGTTACTTGCATCTACTGAGTCATACCTGCACAAAATAGAACTAGCATGATTCTAATTGGATGCTGTTTACTGTCTTTGCTAACTTACTATAATGGAAACTCCAGAATGGGCTGAATTGCCGGCTGCGCTGATTCTTCTGATGGTTGTGGCTCCGAGTTTAATTGCAACCACAGTCAGGGATGACTGGATCGGCGTTGCAATATGTCTCGTCATTGCAGCTTACTTGCTGCAAGAACACATCCGGGCATCTGGTGGATTCAGAAACGCTTTCACACAACCCCATGGCGTATCAAATACTGTCGGCATTATCTGTCTGTTCGTCTACCCTGTTTGGGCGTTGGTCCTTGACATCCTATAGTTCCCTGCACTCTCTTATTCATTTGAGGGATTGTAGATTTTGTTGTGTTTCAAGTTTTGTACCTTAAATTTGTTTCTAGAAAACCTTGTGCAAGATACTATCTTCATTTATATGGAAGGAACATAAAATTTGCCCCAAGGGTTCTGGAATGACGTTTTATTAACTTTGGTGTGATATAAGAAACCTAGTCAATGGTAAGCAACAAAGCAATTGCCATTGAAAGATTTTAGATCACCTATGCCAGCAGTGGTGTTGTTTTCTTTTGAGGTTCATAGACGCGAGTATTTGTGCAGTATTGCAGTCACAATATTCTCTGATGATGAAGCTGCCTGAAAAACTCAGTCGGAAGAGTACGTAAGGAGATTTGAAAAAAGAATAGAGTTACTACTAATGTATGGTTTTGATTATGGATTAATTACATAAGACCTTTTCATAAATGGTATTCTTGAGTTTGAACAATAGTAATGAAAAATATTTAATTTTAATAAAAATTTTAATGTTGTTCTAGGATATTTTATATATTTTTAGATATTTTTTATGTGTGTTTTGGCTCTATGCCATTAGGATATGTAGTTTGACTAGATCTATGTATTCATTATTCTTACCATATTGGTATTGTGTAATTCCCTATATAAAGGACTCCTATTAATGAATAAGATGATGATTTTTTTATTCTCTTGCTATCTCTCTTTTGTCTTTACATTTTATTCTTCATCACGTTATCATGCATTTTGTTCTAACCCTAGAGCCAATAGCACACCATTTTTTTTTTCAAACCCTAAAAACCAAAACCGGAGGTTCTCGGTCCTGTCTTGGCCGCCGCCGTCGCTTCCCGGCCGTCCGCTCCGCTGCTTTCTTTTCATCTGATCAAGCATTCAAGTGTTTACGGTATGTTTATTTTACAACCCTAAAACTCTTTCAAGTTCAATAACCTCGGGGGAGATAAAGTGATTTCTCCATTTCTTCTACTCCATTCTATGCTTGGGTCGGTGTATTTGCAGGTTTCAAATCCCGGTTTTCCTTCCCGGGTCCAAAGTTGTGTTTGCTCAACTTTGGTTCTCTCTTTCAAGAGTGTGTTTGAACACTTTTGTTTCCTTGTCCGGGTTGTGTATGATCAACCCCGACCTATCACCGGATTGTGTTTGATCAATTTGCCACTTTTCTGGATTGTGTGTGATCAATCCGAATGACAACCATTAAAAAACATCATTTGTGACCTCTATCGAGTCTCATAACAGCTTGATTTTGTATGCAAGAGCAATGTAACATTCTACTCCTTTGAGTTTTGACATACTCGATGCCTAAGGCGGGCGGATATTCGTTTGGTATCTGTGTAACCTTTCATTGGAAAGGATAAAACCACATGTTTTGACCCCCAGGCTAACAAGCCTAGATGCTGAGATTTCACATCTTATGCGCTCAAAGTCTTTGACGTGTCACATCGACAAAAGCCTTTAATAGCAATCTGTGCAAAAAGTAATGACCACAAAATACCGTGGAATGCACTCATGGAGTGTTTCTTGAAACGTTCATATAACTCTATTTGTTGAGTTATTAGTTAAGTGGATTGCTTACCACTTTAATTAACTACATATTGTCGATGATCTTTTGTGGCATTATGATTCATAATCTTTAGCGGATTCGATCATCATCAAGTTCTCTAGGTCCACCAAGTTAATTAGTTTGGAATTACTAACGAGACTTGATTTTGATCATACAATTGCAAACGGGAATTGTATATACGCTAATGTGATAAACGTATTTGAGATTATCCCCTAATGTGGGGACAACAATATGGGTCATGGCAACGGTGAAAACACCGTGCCAATGTCTAGAAAAGAGGGGGAGGTGCCGCCGGCCCTAATGGCGACACTCCCAGTCTAGACACCAATTATATTTGTCAAGACTATTCACGTCAGCTCATGACAATGCAACCGTTATGGATCTTTGGATCACTAGTTCAAGACTGTCAAGCTCCTTCAAATTGTGAATGCATACAAAAAGGTACGGAAAATCAATATGAGGACAAGAACGTCATCCTCATGATCGCGGATTTCAAAGATTCGGATCCTGCTCTAGCTACCCATGACTTTGACGTCATTGGCTAGAAATTGATTTTATTTCCAAGCTATATGTAATAAGGCGTCGTATCGACGTCCTTCGTCTATTTGGGACCTCGATGTACTCACATTAGCAATAATGAATGCCTTGAGAATTTTTTCGGGGTGATGAAACTATTCTCCTCTTATGGTTCGTATTGATTTACAAACAAGATGTACATTTTTACATCGTCCTTATAGAAGCATGGCATATTTACAATCTACATGGTTAGATTGTGCCGTTTTGGTCTCTTCCAAGTGAAGATGACGCACGGCCTTGCATCCTCAACGAGGATCGCCAACATGTTTCCAGTTAAGTCTTTTACCCTAAACCCTAAACCCTGATCAAATCCTCTAGGTCCTCTGAGTTAGTTTATGTTCATGTCAGGCAGCTTTTGCTAACTAGTCATGGAGTTTACGACCTTAGAACGACTGAAAGGACTTGGTTTTGATCATACACATGTCACTTTTGGCTAAGGCCAAAGCTTACACGCCACCTGTAAGCTTCATAGCTTCGCAAATGCCAATTCTGCGAAAAACAGCAATCTGTCCCTTCTGGACAGTCAACTTCGTTTGAGCTTTGTGAACATATCCGGACGAACCAGACAGTGACCTTTATATCATTGGAAAGCTCTACGGGTCTAGTTTTTAGAACTTTTCGCGGTTCATCCATATCTATTTTAACGAAGAAGTTATGGCTGTTTTAGTGCGCAAAGGTCATTCTGCGCGGAAATTTTATGCACTCTCGGGATTGCAGCTTTTTGTAGCTTCTTTTAATCCTTCTAAATGGTTCAAGTGGAACTATTTACTCTCTTATCTACTTCATTTTGTAGATCTGTCTTATAGAGACATTGAGTGCCTCGCAGATAGTGAAACTATCCACAACATTCTAAGGAACCGGCAACTATCTTTGGATTTTGTGCCTTGTAAATTTTCTGTGACTACAATGATTGAATCATACCGGTCATTCAGGGACGCGGTTTAGCTTGAATCTTGATGCCTCATGGCACCATGATCAATGTCACAAATGCTCTCTATGCATTGAGAGGCAACCGAACCATGTTGAGTTTTAAAGACATTCATGCTAATAGTTTTCATTTGAAAACACATTGTGAGAATGAATAAGAATTCTTTTGTGTATACATTCTCATGAATGCAGACTGAAATGCATCTTAGAGAAGTTTATGAGTCAATCTAGTCGACTGTATATCACTATGATTCGAATATCGAATCACATGTTGTCTCCAAACATGATATTTGAGACACCGACTCATATAGGCTTTGGTTTGACCAAATCGGTCATCCTAGAAGAGACATAATGGTCCAAATCTTGAGAAATTCTCCTGGACATCTATTCTTCCGCTCAAACGAAGACATTCGGGATCTATCATCACCATGAAGCATGGTGGTGACCCGGGGGACATTGACGTCACCCGAACACCGCTCCAACTTCCTGGAGGCCGTCCGGTCAATTCCTCAAGCAATTGAGGTGCACCGGCCTTCCCTCGATGTCTCATTGGCCCCCTACAATGCTCATTGCTCGTTTTGAAAGCCTATTCTTTAGCTAAATTAGGAGTGAGACCCTCCTACGCTAAATGACACAAAAATGAACATTCCATTCTTACATCAAATTATGTAGATATATACAACCAACTTGCGCGACACCTTTGTATGCTTTATGGTGTTGGTTGA
The window above is part of the Fragaria vesca subsp. vesca linkage group LG2, FraVesHawaii_1.0, whole genome shotgun sequence genome. Proteins encoded here:
- the LOC101304727 gene encoding cold-regulated 413 plasma membrane protein 1-like → MRKTYLRMKTGSVANDLINADFKDLAAAAKKLATHAVHLGSLGFGTTFLEWVASFAAIYLLVLDRTNWKTNILTGLLIPYIFFSLPSLIFSIFRGEIGSWIAFVAVILRLFFPKRFPEWAELPAALILLMVVAPSLIATTVRDDWIGVAICLVIAAYLLQEHIRASGGFRNAFTQPHGVSNTVGIICLFVYPVWALVLDIL